AACAGATGATAAACAAAAAGCTTATGAATTTATTGATAAAATGGAAAAAACCCCGATAGTTGTAAAAGCAGACGGACTTTGTGCCGGAAAAGGGGTAATTATAGCCGAAAGTAGGGAAAAGGCTAAAAAAACAGTTGATGAAATGCTAAGCGGAAAAGCATTTGGAGAGGCCGGAAAAAAAGTAATTGTAGAAGAATTTTTAGACGGATTTGAACTTAGTATGTTTGCTATCTGTGATGGAGAGGATTTTGTACTCCTTCCTGCCGCACAGGACCATAAAAGACTGCTTGATGGAGACAAAGGGCCAAATACCGGTGGAATGGGTGCATATGCTCCGACTCCTCTTGCTACGCCTGAAATATATCAAAAAGTAAAAACAAAAATTATAAGACCCACACTTGAGGGGATGAAAAAAGAGGGCAGTCCGTATGAAGGGGTTTTATTTATTGGGCTTATGATAGTCGATAACGAGCCGTATGTACTTGAATATAATGTCCGATTTGGTGATCCTGAATGTGAAGAACTTATGCCGTTAATTGACACTTCGCTTTATGATATGTTTTATAATGGGGCGACCAAACAGCTTGATAAAATCAATGTAAAAATAAAAGATATGGTGGCTGTCGGGGTGGTTTGTGCAAGTAAAAATTATCCTTATTCAAGCAGCGAGCCTGCTGAAATTACAATTGATGATTTAAGCGATTGCAATGGATATATAGCATATGCGGGAGTTAAAAAAATTGATAACAAACTTTATGCAACGGGCGGCAGGGTATTGGTTTGTGTCGGATTTGGAAAAGATGTTCAAAAAGCAAGGGATGAAGCTTATAAAATAGTGGATAAAGTGCATTTTGACGGAATGCAGTATAGAAAAGACATTGCATATCAGGCAATAGGAAAATGAATTTAACAGAGAAGCTTCAAAGAGAGGAAAAAGAAATTGCCACTTTGTGGCAGCGTATTATTTCTATGAGTATAGATGATTTATTAATCAGCTTTTTAGTGGTTATTGCTTTTTATGATAAATTTATGAATGTTAAAACATATGAGGAAGCATTGTTATTAACAGATTCACTGTTTTTTTATATATTTTTGGCTTACACCCTTTACCATTGGATATTTATTGCTCTTTACGGAAAAACACTTGGAAAAATATTAATGAAAATTGAAATTATAGATATTGAAACATTTGATAAACCAAATTTTTATCGGAGTTTTATCAGAAGCATAGTCAGGAATTTTGATGAAATGTTTTTTTATTTGGGAATGGTTTATGCAATTTTTGATCCTTTTAATAGAGCGATTCACGATATTATAGGAAAATGTGTTGCTGTTAAGAGTAATTAGTTTATTATTAATACCTTTTTTTCTTTTTGCGTTAAAAATCTATTCAAAAAAAACTATACAGCAGAATGGAAAGTATATTTTAGATAAGCCTTTGATTATTTATAATAATAATTCTTTCATTGAGGCAAAAAAGGGTATTATTGAAAATAATCATATTATTAAATTATATGGAAATGTGACAGTTTTTTATAATTCGCAAGATATATTACTTGCAGATTCTTTAATAGCTTATTCAAAAGAAAAAATATTTTTGAAAAATATATTTTTTTATGATAAAAATATTGACGGATGGGTAAGATCTATTAAAGCAATTTCTAAAAAAAATATTTTATATTTTAACAGCCCTTATTTTTCTACGTGTTGCAGCACTAACCCCGATTGGTTTATCAAATCCAGCAGCGGTAATTATAACAGGAGTACTAAATTACTTAAATTAAAAAATATAGTATTGGTTATTCATAATATTCCGGTTTTTTATTTTCCGTATTGGCAGGTTAGTTTTGACAAAACAAGAAGAAGCGGTTTGCTTAGACCATATATCGGTTATTCCAATAAAGAAGGTGTTTTATATTCCCAGCCCGTTTATTTTGTAACTTCCATAAATACAGATTTGGAAATAATTCCTACTATAAGAAATAAAAGAGGTAAGGGAATTTATTCAATTTTTAGATTTGTAGATTCTCCGTATTCTGAAGGTAAAATAAAATTTGGGATATTCGGAGATAAAAATTATTATTATGAAAAATATGATTTGGCCCACAGAAAGCATTACGGTTATTCTATTTATTATTTAAGAAATAAATTATTTAACAATGACAAATTGTATTTAAATTTAAAATATGCCAATGATGTGGATTATTTTTATTTGGATGCTTATAACTATAAATTTGATTCTTCTTATTTGACAGATAAAATAATTACTTCAAATTTAAACTATATTAATATTAAAAATAAAAATTATTACGGAATATATTTTAAATATTTTATTGACACATCACTTTTAAATAACGATACAACATGGCAGATATTACCTCAATTAAATTATCACAGATTTTTAGAGAAAAGAGGAATTTTACTTGATTCACTCGATTTAAATATCTATAATTATTACAGAAAAAAGGGAAGTAATTTTATTTTACAAGATATAAACTTGCCAATTGGTTTATATAATAGTTTTTTTAATGATTATTTGAAATTCAAATTAACAGAAACTTTATATGAGGGTTATGGGAAATATTATCAAGAAAACAATTTGGGAATTTCCAAATATTTATATTTGACTACACAATTTAAATTTTTTACTTCACTTGCAAAAAACTTTAATTATTTTATTCATGTCATAAATCCGTCAATTTCTATAAATATTAAAAACTATTCCAATAAAAAGATTTATTCGGATTTGATTGATGTCCCTGAAATGAAAAATTATATTTTGTTTAATTTATTTCAAATAATAAATTTTGAAAACTTATATATAAATCATACATTAAATCAAATATATTATTTGGATGAAAAAAGGCTGGGAGAATTGGAAAATCTAATAGACATTAAATATTTAGATTATTATATAAATGAAAACAATAAATACTCTATGAAAGATCGCAAGGTAATTTATAACAATATAAAATTTGGATATAATAATAATATTTTTGATTATTTTATATCCAACATATATCAAAGACAAG
This genomic stretch from Lebetimonas natsushimae harbors:
- a CDS encoding RDD family protein encodes the protein MNLTEKLQREEKEIATLWQRIISMSIDDLLISFLVVIAFYDKFMNVKTYEEALLLTDSLFFYIFLAYTLYHWIFIALYGKTLGKILMKIEIIDIETFDKPNFYRSFIRSIVRNFDEMFFYLGMVYAIFDPFNRAIHDIIGKCVAVKSN
- the purD gene encoding phosphoribosylamine--glycine ligase: MKKVLIVGSGGREYAIGYFLKDEAEVFYAPGNGATEDFATNIDIKDYNELAKWAKENKIDLTIVGPEQPLVEGIVDIFKTNGLTIFGPSKNAARLEGSKVYMKNFLKKYNIPTAKYIETDDKQKAYEFIDKMEKTPIVVKADGLCAGKGVIIAESREKAKKTVDEMLSGKAFGEAGKKVIVEEFLDGFELSMFAICDGEDFVLLPAAQDHKRLLDGDKGPNTGGMGAYAPTPLATPEIYQKVKTKIIRPTLEGMKKEGSPYEGVLFIGLMIVDNEPYVLEYNVRFGDPECEELMPLIDTSLYDMFYNGATKQLDKINVKIKDMVAVGVVCASKNYPYSSSEPAEITIDDLSDCNGYIAYAGVKKIDNKLYATGGRVLVCVGFGKDVQKARDEAYKIVDKVHFDGMQYRKDIAYQAIGK
- a CDS encoding LPS-assembly protein LptD — encoded protein: MLLRVISLLLIPFFLFALKIYSKKTIQQNGKYILDKPLIIYNNNSFIEAKKGIIENNHIIKLYGNVTVFYNSQDILLADSLIAYSKEKIFLKNIFFYDKNIDGWVRSIKAISKKNILYFNSPYFSTCCSTNPDWFIKSSSGNYNRSTKLLKLKNIVLVIHNIPVFYFPYWQVSFDKTRRSGLLRPYIGYSNKEGVLYSQPVYFVTSINTDLEIIPTIRNKRGKGIYSIFRFVDSPYSEGKIKFGIFGDKNYYYEKYDLAHRKHYGYSIYYLRNKLFNNDKLYLNLKYANDVDYFYLDAYNYKFDSSYLTDKIITSNLNYINIKNKNYYGIYFKYFIDTSLLNNDTTWQILPQLNYHRFLEKRGILLDSLDLNIYNYYRKKGSNFILQDINLPIGLYNSFFNDYLKFKLTETLYEGYGKYYQENNLGISKYLYLTTQFKFFTSLAKNFNYFIHVINPSISINIKNYSNKKIYSDLIDVPEMKNYILFNLFQIINFENLYINHTLNQIYYLDEKRLGELENLIDIKYLDYYINENNKYSMKDRKVIYNNIKFGYNNNIFDYFISNIYQRQVSKTVTVGSGYKPNLYKRYFFEYSYDLNNKYSKYWLIGVSMNKKCYKYTISFKQNRIPILESTGTNYRKDNIINLSVEFYPVGGIDQSFIFKGKE